A genomic window from Cricetulus griseus strain 17A/GY chromosome 4, alternate assembly CriGri-PICRH-1.0, whole genome shotgun sequence includes:
- the LOC100764209 gene encoding keratin-associated protein 15-1 has protein sequence MSYVCNSGNFSSQSFGGFLRQPVSTYGSFFPTNNVVYSPKNFQLGSSFYGQQETFEEPLENHSPCVGTRYFQTSSFRPRQYFSSPCQGGFTGSFGYGNSGFGSFGYGSSGIRSQVYGSSFHRPGFFSSKSIQSSYYQPGFSSRFCGSAF, from the coding sequence ATGTCTTACGTTTGCAACTCCGGGAACTTCTCCTCACAGTCTTTTGGAGGCTTCTTGAGGCAGCCTGTCTCCACCTATGGCTCTTTCTTCCCCACCAACAACGTAGTCTATTCTCCAAAGAACTTCCAGCTGGGCTCCTCTTTCTATGGACAGCAGGAGACCTTCGAGGAGCCACTTGAAAACCACTCACCCTGTGTTGGGACCAGATACTTCCAGACATCCAGCTTCCGGCCCAGGCAGtacttctccagcccctgccaggGAGGCTTTACTGGCTCTTTCGGATACGGCAATTCAGGCTTTGGGTCTTTTGGGTATGGAAGCTCTGGCATTCGCTCTCAGGTCTATGGATCCAGCTTCCACCGTCCAGGATTCTTTTCCTCCAAGAGCATCCAATCATCTTACTACCAGCCAGGCTTTAGCTCTCGCTTTTGCGGGTCAGCTTTCTGA
- the LOC100750334 gene encoding keratin-associated protein 14-like, producing the protein MSCNSCSGNFSSLSFGGQLQYPASSCGSSYPNNIFYSTDLQTPITHQLGSSLHSGCQETFCEPTSCQTSYVVSRPCQRPCHHQRIPVSYRPCQATFSGSLGFGSRGFQSFGCGYPTLGFGSHSFLNRGSSFYRPTCFSTKSCQSLSYQPTCGNGFF; encoded by the coding sequence ATGTCCTGCAACAGCTGCTCTGGAAACTTCTCTTCCCTGTCTTTTGGGGGCCAACTGCAATACCCAGCCTCTTCTTGTGGTTCCTCCTACCCCAACAATATCTTCTACAGCACTGACCTCCAAACTCCCATCACCCACCAGTTGGGCTCCTCTCTCCACAGTGGGTGTCAGGAAACCTTCTGTGAGCCCACCAGCTGCCAGACATCCTATGTGGTATCCAGACCCTGCCAGAGGCCTTGCCACCACCAGAGGATTCCAGTGTCCTACAGACCCTGTCAGGCAACTTTCTCAGGATCTCTGGGCTTTGGTTCCAGGGGCTTCCAGTCTTTTGGTTGTGGCTACCCAACCCTGGGCTTTGGATCCCACAGTTTCCTAAATCGTGGGTCCAGCTTTTACCGTCCAACTTGCTTCTCTACTAAAAGCTGCCAATCTCTTTCTTACCAGCCAACCTGTGGAAATGGCTTCTTCTGA